A genomic segment from Micromonospora echinaurantiaca encodes:
- a CDS encoding non-ribosomal peptide synthetase: MDSHSTLPATGTPLTADRMRADIAELVGGETALDEAGGDLIAVGLDSMKVMRLAARWRAAGVDVKFADLFARPTFAQWQDLIAQRQSAPAEPATKAAPAYVEVDESAPFPLATMQHAYWVGRAENLTLGGVATHFYAELDGAAVDPGRLETAARALLRRHGMLRARVLGDGRQQIQPEPSWPGLTVHDLRELPPARVEAELARTRDALSHRRFDVAGGEVFDVGVSLLPAGRTRLHLNIDMLVADALSFRIIINDLAALYADPAAQLPAIGYSYPRYLADRRARPVPGRADAERYWADRLPELPRAPRLPLAVAPEQLTRHRVTRRHHWLSADRWARLAERARDQGVTLSMTFAAAFSEVLAGWSEEPDFLLNVPLFDREPIHPDVGLLVGDFSNLLILGVHTAPGGSFLDLVRRTQARFTADAAHSAYSGLEVLRDLARRDGAAQTLAPVVFTSALGLGELFNRTVTEHFGTLGWNISQAPQVVLDHQVTEHAGGLLLNWDAVDELFCDGVLDAMFDAYLRLLDWLATERDWSAPTPSLLPADQAARRAAVNRTAGPERERRLHESFYRYAGDHPDRVALVAGDGTTVGYRALAERADRIAGLLAGRGCRPGEPVAVTLPRGPDQVAAVLGVLRAGGAFVPVGAGQPADRRAAIHADAGIRLVLTDAATRAALAWPAGATALTVEEAATAEPLLPAVEVDPEELAYVIYTSGSTGTPKGVEMSHRAAANTIEDIGDRWWVGADDRGFAVTSLEHDWSVYELFAYLSAGGALVLPPEEARRDAQRWAELVDRHGVTVWTGVPALLDMLLTAARPGQLRSLRLALLGGDWVGLDLRDRLVAHAPGCRLVALGGATEVGIHSTWHEVTEVPAHWRSVPYGAPLRNQRVRVVDARGRDCPDWVPGELWLGGVGVGRGYRGDPARTAERFVEHDGGRWYRTGDLCRYHPDGTLELLGRTDFQVKLLGQRIDLGEVEAAARSYPGVARTVALVVTEPRRLALAVVPADADLAVDDLVAHLRRRLPEHMVPRQVDLLTALPLNANGKVDRSAIAGLLADRPAPQETEPPRGETETRVAAIWAQLLENRAVGRSDSFFTLGGNSLLATRVIAALRQAGYADASLTQLFATPTLAEFARHLTPGGPAPLNGVAVRADAEHRHEPFDATEVQRAYWLGRRPEFTLGGVGSHWYWEFEGRDVDLDRLAAAWNRLVDRHEMLRAVFDDDGRQRVLPEVPPVRIRVTDAGADPAPLVAAMRAELAHHVFATDSWPLFDLRAVRSADGVIRLGVSLDFAVLDALSIMIVFSELSRLYAEPEAVLPPIGVSFRDVLLADPVEPARRAAARDHWLKRIDELPPAPQLPLARDPAQLSGHRFSRRECRLDADDWRRLTDRAARHGITGSTVVATAFAAVLRAWSAAEEFTLNFTLFDRPEVHPDIHRVVGDFTSLLLVADRPEPGESFAAAARRLQRQVWSDMEHSAYSGISVLRELARRTGAPEVLMPVVFTSTLGVRDATEHRFDLRTPFGEYRTGLSQTPQVLLDHQVTEHDGGLLLNWDAVDEAFCPGVLDAMFAAYRDLLVRLAGAADWDAQARVPLPDAQAAVRRRVNDTAGPQSGRLLHEGFLAVAATRPDAPALTWGDDGVLSYGELADRARRVAAALRAAGVRPGDRVAVTVPKGPGQVVAVLGVLAAGAAYVPVGVDHPKLRRDRIVADSGARTVIDAPFLDRAGEHAPAEPVAVPPHQPAYVIYTSGSTGDPKGVVISHASAVNTVEDVNQRYGVGPADRVLAVSALDFDLSVYDVFGLLAAGGTVVLPAEDERRDPAAWLRLARAHRVTLWNSVPALLDMLLTEAGGDLPAALRLALVSGDWVGLDLPGRLAAAGAGRCRLVALGGATEAAIWSNAFEVTEVPPGWTSIPYGFPLRNQCYRVVDGPGGDRPDWVPGELWIGGAGVALCYHGDPERTAARFVEYAGERWYRTGDLGRYWPDGTLEFLGRVDHQVKVRGHRIELGEIETALESHPAVTAAIACAVGGRTRRLAAAVTTVGQVDPDDLRAHLAARLPDYMVPRQLAMLPRLPLSPNGKVDRAAVGAALAGAAGMAVAEPPRGPTEEGVAGLWRGLLDLPVVDRDASFFAAGGDSLLATRLVQLIRQRFGVQMSLREVLSAPSVAGQARVVAARLDQAGATFEEGVL, encoded by the coding sequence ATGGACAGTCACAGCACCCTGCCCGCGACCGGGACGCCGCTGACCGCCGACCGGATGCGTGCCGACATCGCCGAACTGGTGGGCGGGGAGACCGCGCTGGACGAGGCCGGCGGCGACCTGATCGCGGTCGGCCTGGACTCGATGAAGGTGATGCGGCTGGCCGCCCGGTGGCGCGCCGCCGGCGTGGACGTGAAGTTCGCCGACCTGTTCGCCCGCCCCACCTTCGCGCAGTGGCAGGACCTGATCGCACAGCGGCAGAGCGCCCCGGCCGAGCCGGCCACCAAGGCCGCCCCGGCTTACGTGGAGGTGGACGAGAGCGCGCCCTTCCCGCTGGCCACCATGCAGCACGCGTACTGGGTGGGGCGGGCGGAGAACCTGACCCTCGGCGGGGTGGCCACCCACTTCTACGCCGAACTCGACGGCGCGGCGGTCGACCCGGGGCGGCTGGAGACCGCCGCCCGGGCGCTGCTGCGCCGGCACGGCATGCTGCGGGCCCGGGTGCTCGGCGACGGCCGCCAGCAGATCCAACCCGAACCGAGCTGGCCCGGCCTCACCGTCCACGACCTGCGGGAGCTGCCGCCGGCCCGGGTGGAGGCGGAACTGGCCCGGACCCGGGACGCGCTGTCGCACCGGCGTTTCGACGTGGCCGGCGGCGAGGTCTTCGACGTCGGCGTCTCGCTGCTGCCGGCCGGGCGTACCCGGCTGCACCTGAACATCGACATGCTGGTCGCGGACGCGCTCAGTTTCCGGATCATCATCAACGACCTGGCCGCCCTCTACGCCGACCCGGCGGCGCAGCTGCCCGCCATCGGCTACAGCTACCCGCGCTACCTGGCCGACCGCCGGGCCCGGCCGGTGCCCGGTCGGGCGGACGCCGAACGGTACTGGGCCGACCGGCTGCCGGAGCTGCCCCGGGCGCCCCGGCTGCCGCTGGCCGTCGCGCCGGAGCAGCTCACCCGGCACCGGGTCACCCGCCGGCACCACTGGCTCTCCGCGGACCGCTGGGCGCGGCTCGCCGAGCGGGCCCGGGACCAGGGCGTGACCCTGTCGATGACGTTCGCTGCCGCGTTCAGCGAGGTGCTCGCCGGCTGGAGTGAGGAGCCGGACTTCCTGCTCAACGTGCCGCTGTTCGACCGGGAGCCGATCCACCCCGACGTGGGGCTGCTGGTCGGCGACTTCAGCAACCTGCTGATCCTCGGTGTGCACACCGCGCCGGGCGGCTCCTTCCTGGACCTGGTCCGGCGGACCCAGGCCCGGTTCACCGCGGACGCCGCGCACTCGGCGTACTCCGGGCTGGAGGTGCTGCGCGACCTGGCCCGCCGCGACGGCGCCGCGCAGACCCTCGCGCCGGTGGTCTTCACCAGCGCGCTCGGCCTCGGCGAGCTGTTCAACCGCACGGTGACCGAGCACTTCGGCACGCTCGGCTGGAACATCTCGCAGGCTCCCCAGGTGGTGCTCGACCACCAGGTCACCGAGCACGCCGGGGGGCTGCTGCTCAACTGGGACGCGGTCGACGAGCTGTTCTGCGACGGCGTGCTGGACGCGATGTTCGACGCGTACCTGCGGCTGCTCGACTGGCTGGCCACCGAGCGGGACTGGTCCGCGCCGACGCCCAGCCTGCTCCCCGCCGACCAGGCGGCGCGCCGGGCGGCGGTGAACCGCACCGCCGGCCCGGAACGGGAGCGTCGGCTGCACGAGTCGTTCTACCGGTACGCCGGCGACCACCCCGACCGGGTAGCGCTGGTCGCCGGCGACGGCACCACGGTCGGCTACCGGGCGCTCGCCGAGCGGGCCGACCGGATCGCCGGCCTGCTGGCGGGGCGGGGCTGCCGTCCCGGTGAACCGGTGGCGGTGACCCTGCCGCGCGGCCCGGACCAGGTCGCCGCGGTGCTCGGCGTGCTTCGCGCCGGCGGCGCGTTCGTCCCGGTCGGCGCCGGCCAGCCGGCCGACCGGCGGGCCGCCATCCACGCCGACGCCGGGATCCGGCTGGTGCTCACCGACGCGGCCACCCGGGCCGCGCTGGCCTGGCCGGCCGGGGCGACGGCGCTGACCGTCGAGGAGGCGGCCACCGCCGAGCCGCTCTTGCCCGCCGTCGAGGTCGACCCGGAGGAGCTGGCGTACGTCATCTACACGTCCGGCTCCACCGGCACCCCGAAGGGCGTGGAGATGAGCCACCGGGCGGCGGCCAACACCATCGAGGACATCGGCGACCGCTGGTGGGTCGGGGCCGACGACCGGGGCTTCGCGGTCACCTCGCTGGAGCACGACTGGTCGGTGTACGAACTCTTCGCCTACCTGTCGGCCGGCGGCGCCCTGGTGCTGCCGCCGGAGGAGGCCCGCCGGGACGCCCAGCGCTGGGCCGAACTGGTCGACCGGCACGGGGTCACCGTCTGGACCGGGGTGCCCGCCCTGCTCGACATGCTGCTCACCGCCGCCCGGCCCGGCCAGCTGCGCAGCCTGCGGCTCGCCCTGCTGGGCGGCGACTGGGTCGGCCTGGACCTGCGCGACCGGCTCGTCGCCCACGCCCCGGGCTGCCGACTGGTGGCGCTCGGCGGGGCGACGGAGGTCGGCATCCACTCCACCTGGCACGAGGTGACCGAGGTGCCCGCACACTGGCGCTCGGTGCCGTACGGCGCGCCGCTGCGCAACCAGCGGGTGCGGGTGGTCGACGCCCGCGGCCGGGACTGCCCGGACTGGGTGCCGGGTGAGCTGTGGCTCGGCGGCGTCGGGGTCGGCCGCGGCTACCGGGGCGACCCGGCCCGCACCGCCGAGCGGTTCGTCGAGCACGACGGCGGGCGCTGGTACCGCACCGGAGACCTGTGCCGCTACCACCCGGACGGCACGCTGGAGCTGCTCGGCCGGACCGACTTCCAGGTGAAGCTGCTCGGCCAGCGGATCGACCTGGGCGAGGTGGAGGCGGCGGCACGGTCGTATCCGGGGGTGGCCCGGACGGTGGCGCTGGTGGTCACCGAGCCGCGCCGGCTCGCCCTGGCGGTGGTGCCGGCGGACGCCGACCTCGCGGTGGACGACCTGGTGGCGCACCTGCGCCGGCGGCTGCCCGAGCACATGGTGCCCCGGCAGGTCGACCTGCTGACCGCGTTGCCGCTGAACGCCAACGGGAAGGTGGACCGGTCGGCGATCGCCGGCCTGCTCGCCGACCGGCCCGCCCCGCAGGAGACGGAGCCGCCGCGCGGCGAGACCGAGACCCGGGTGGCCGCGATCTGGGCGCAGCTGCTGGAGAACCGGGCCGTCGGCCGCTCCGACAGCTTCTTCACCCTCGGCGGCAACAGCCTGCTCGCCACCCGGGTGATCGCCGCGCTGCGCCAGGCCGGGTACGCCGACGCCAGCCTGACCCAGCTCTTCGCGACGCCGACACTGGCGGAGTTCGCCCGGCACCTCACCCCCGGCGGGCCGGCGCCCCTGAACGGGGTGGCGGTCCGGGCGGACGCGGAACACCGGCACGAGCCGTTCGACGCCACCGAGGTGCAGCGCGCCTACTGGCTGGGGCGCCGGCCGGAGTTCACCCTCGGCGGGGTCGGCTCCCACTGGTACTGGGAGTTCGAGGGCCGTGACGTCGACCTCGACCGGCTGGCGGCGGCCTGGAACCGGCTGGTGGACCGGCACGAGATGCTCCGGGCGGTCTTCGACGACGACGGCCGGCAGCGCGTCCTGCCGGAGGTGCCGCCGGTACGGATCCGGGTGACCGACGCCGGGGCGGACCCGGCGCCGCTGGTCGCCGCGATGCGCGCCGAGCTGGCCCACCACGTGTTCGCCACCGACTCGTGGCCGCTGTTCGACCTGCGGGCGGTCCGCTCCGCCGACGGCGTCATCCGGCTCGGGGTGAGCCTCGACTTCGCGGTGCTGGACGCGCTCAGCATCATGATCGTCTTCTCCGAGCTGTCCCGCCTCTACGCCGAGCCGGAGGCGGTCCTGCCGCCGATCGGGGTCTCCTTCCGGGACGTGCTGCTCGCCGACCCGGTCGAGCCGGCCCGCCGGGCGGCGGCCCGCGACCACTGGCTCAAGCGGATCGACGAGCTGCCCCCGGCGCCGCAGCTGCCGCTGGCCCGGGACCCGGCCCAGCTCTCCGGGCACCGGTTCAGCCGCCGCGAGTGCCGGCTCGACGCGGACGACTGGCGGCGGCTGACCGACCGGGCCGCGCGGCACGGGATCACCGGCTCCACCGTGGTCGCCACCGCCTTCGCCGCCGTGCTGCGGGCGTGGAGCGCCGCGGAGGAGTTCACCCTGAACTTCACCCTCTTCGACCGGCCCGAGGTGCACCCCGACATCCACCGGGTGGTCGGCGACTTCACCTCGCTGCTGCTGGTGGCCGACCGCCCGGAACCGGGGGAGAGCTTCGCCGCGGCGGCCCGTCGGTTGCAGCGGCAGGTCTGGTCCGACATGGAGCACAGCGCCTACTCCGGCATCTCGGTGCTGCGTGAACTGGCCCGCCGCACCGGGGCGCCGGAGGTGCTGATGCCGGTGGTGTTCACCAGCACGCTCGGCGTCCGGGACGCCACCGAACACCGTTTCGACCTGCGCACCCCGTTCGGCGAGTACCGCACCGGGCTGTCCCAGACCCCGCAGGTGCTGCTCGACCACCAGGTCACCGAGCACGACGGCGGACTGCTGCTCAACTGGGACGCCGTCGACGAGGCGTTCTGCCCCGGCGTGCTGGACGCGATGTTCGCCGCGTACCGGGACCTGCTGGTCCGGCTGGCCGGGGCGGCCGACTGGGACGCACAGGCCCGGGTGCCGCTGCCGGACGCCCAGGCGGCGGTGCGCCGCCGGGTCAACGACACCGCCGGCCCGCAGTCCGGCCGGCTGCTGCACGAGGGCTTTCTCGCCGTCGCGGCCACCCGGCCGGACGCGCCCGCGCTGACCTGGGGCGACGACGGCGTGCTCAGCTACGGCGAACTCGCCGACCGGGCCCGGCGGGTCGCCGCCGCGCTGCGCGCCGCCGGGGTGCGCCCCGGCGACCGGGTGGCGGTCACCGTGCCCAAGGGGCCCGGCCAGGTGGTCGCGGTGCTCGGCGTGCTGGCCGCCGGCGCGGCGTACGTGCCGGTCGGGGTGGACCACCCGAAGTTGCGCCGGGACCGGATCGTCGCCGACAGCGGCGCCCGCACCGTGATCGACGCGCCCTTCCTCGACCGGGCCGGCGAGCACGCCCCGGCCGAGCCGGTGGCCGTACCGCCCCACCAGCCGGCCTACGTCATCTACACCTCCGGCTCGACGGGCGATCCGAAGGGCGTGGTGATCTCCCACGCCAGCGCTGTCAACACCGTCGAGGACGTCAACCAGCGGTACGGCGTCGGCCCCGCCGACCGGGTGCTGGCCGTCTCCGCGCTCGACTTCGACCTGTCCGTGTACGACGTGTTCGGGCTGCTCGCGGCCGGCGGCACCGTGGTGCTGCCGGCCGAGGACGAGCGCCGCGACCCGGCCGCCTGGCTCCGGCTGGCCCGCGCCCACCGGGTCACCCTGTGGAACAGCGTCCCGGCCCTGCTGGACATGCTGCTCACCGAGGCCGGCGGCGACCTGCCGGCGGCGCTGCGGCTGGCCCTGGTCTCCGGCGACTGGGTCGGGTTGGACCTGCCCGGGCGGCTCGCCGCGGCCGGCGCCGGCCGGTGCCGGCTGGTCGCGCTCGGCGGCGCCACCGAGGCGGCGATCTGGTCCAACGCCTTCGAGGTGACCGAGGTGCCGCCGGGCTGGACCTCCATCCCGTACGGCTTTCCACTGCGCAACCAGTGCTACCGGGTGGTCGACGGGCCCGGCGGGGACCGGCCGGACTGGGTGCCCGGGGAGCTGTGGATCGGCGGCGCCGGGGTGGCCCTCTGCTACCACGGTGACCCGGAGCGCACCGCCGCCCGGTTCGTCGAGTACGCCGGCGAACGCTGGTACCGCACCGGCGACCTGGGCCGGTACTGGCCGGACGGGACGCTGGAGTTCCTCGGCCGGGTCGACCACCAGGTGAAGGTGCGCGGCCACCGGATCGAGCTGGGCGAGATCGAAACCGCGCTGGAGAGCCACCCCGCGGTGACCGCCGCGATCGCCTGCGCGGTCGGCGGGCGCACCCGCCGGCTCGCCGCCGCGGTGACCACCGTCGGCCAGGTGGACCCGGACGACCTGCGCGCCCACCTGGCCGCGCGGCTGCCCGACTACATGGTGCCCCGGCAGCTGGCGATGCTGCCCCGGCTGCCATTGAGCCCGAACGGCAAGGTCGACCGGGCCGCCGTCGGCGCGGCGCTGGCCGGCGCGGCCGGCATGGCGGTCGCGGAGCCGCCGCGCGGGCCGACCGAGGAGGGGGTGGCCGGGCTCTGGCGCGGCCTGCTCGACCTCCCGGTGGTCGACCGGGACGCCAGTTTCTTCGCCGCGGGCGGGGACAGCCTGCTCGCCACCCGGTTGGTCCAGCTGATCCGGCAGCGGTTCGGCGTGCAGATGTCGCTGCGGGAGGTGTTGAGCGCGCCCTCGGTGGCCGGGCAGGCCCGGGTGGTCGCGGCGCGGCTCGACCAGGCCGGGGCGACCTTCGAGGAGGGGGTGCTGTGA